In Streptomyces chartreusis, the following proteins share a genomic window:
- a CDS encoding FAD-dependent oxidoreductase produces the protein MTRLLVVGGGIAGTGAALALHKAGHDVAVYEAHPDSAEDIGAFLTLASNGMRALAEVDASAAVTSIGFPLTSMRVLDDTGAEIAQVPLGEAGTPHLRYRCVRRGDLNAALQAEVTGRGIGIRHDMRLVSVDDGPENGVTAHFADGTTATGDLLIGADGLSSTVRGLTAPDRRPVYSGQQVFYGYTRQAPPAARPETITMVRGSAVAFGYAVSPEGETYWFARVAGEPLAAADIEHAGPAHLRDLLLPLLGKDSTPAADLVAATSDDLMVTNATELPTGTPWRSGRTLLIGDAAHAASPATGQGASMALEDAVVLAKSLRDAPDTDTGLSLYETLRRPRVEHNVTVSGNISRGTHNPSERRPGGGAPTRPGDDELAGHLEWDTELRLPAT, from the coding sequence GTGACGCGGTTACTGGTCGTAGGGGGCGGAATCGCCGGCACCGGGGCGGCACTCGCCCTGCACAAGGCCGGACATGACGTCGCCGTGTACGAGGCGCACCCGGACTCCGCGGAGGACATTGGCGCCTTCCTCACCCTCGCCAGTAACGGCATGCGCGCGCTGGCGGAGGTGGACGCCTCGGCGGCGGTGACCTCGATCGGCTTCCCGCTGACCTCGATGCGCGTCCTCGACGACACGGGCGCCGAGATCGCCCAAGTGCCCCTCGGCGAAGCCGGAACACCGCATCTGCGGTACCGGTGCGTGCGGCGAGGTGACCTCAACGCCGCCTTGCAGGCCGAGGTGACCGGCCGCGGCATCGGCATCCGGCACGACATGCGCCTGGTCTCGGTCGACGACGGCCCCGAAAACGGCGTCACCGCCCACTTCGCCGACGGCACCACGGCGACCGGCGACCTCCTCATCGGCGCCGACGGCCTCAGCTCCACCGTCCGCGGACTCACCGCCCCCGACCGGCGGCCGGTCTACTCCGGGCAGCAGGTCTTCTACGGCTACACCCGCCAAGCGCCCCCGGCAGCCCGGCCCGAGACCATCACCATGGTGCGCGGCAGCGCCGTCGCCTTCGGTTACGCGGTCTCGCCCGAGGGAGAGACGTACTGGTTCGCACGCGTCGCCGGCGAACCCCTCGCCGCGGCCGACATCGAGCACGCCGGCCCGGCCCACCTGCGCGACCTGCTGCTGCCCCTGCTCGGCAAGGACAGCACCCCGGCCGCGGACCTCGTCGCCGCCACCTCCGACGACCTCATGGTCACCAACGCCACCGAACTGCCCACCGGCACCCCCTGGCGCTCCGGCCGGACCCTGCTCATCGGCGACGCGGCCCACGCGGCGTCCCCGGCCACCGGGCAGGGCGCGTCCATGGCACTGGAGGACGCCGTCGTCCTCGCCAAGTCCCTGCGGGACGCGCCGGACACGGACACCGGGCTGTCCCTCTACGAGACCCTGCGCCGCCCCCGGGTGGAGCACAACGTCACCGTCAGCGGCAACATCTCCCGAGGCACCCACAACCCGTCCGAGCGCCGTCCCGGAGGCGGCGCCCCGACCCGCCCCGGTGACGACGAGCTCGCGGGGCACCTGGAGTGGGACACCGAGCTGCGGCTGCCCGCGACTTAA
- a CDS encoding AMIN-like domain-containing (lipo)protein, whose product MVRNRTAWATAALMVATLGVAAVPAEATAGTTATQATACPTGWGSQAETRSAGTLEPLTNVRTGRHACFDRMVVDVPGAGSSELGYSVRYVSRLYQDGSGRQITVGGGAILEVRVTAPAYDPDTGKPTYPAKAGQRLTGVNLTGYRTFRDARFVGSFEGDTQIGLGVRARLPFRVWVAAGRVVIDVAHNWTGAR is encoded by the coding sequence ATGGTACGAAACAGAACCGCATGGGCGACTGCGGCACTCATGGTCGCCACGCTGGGTGTGGCAGCGGTCCCGGCCGAAGCCACCGCCGGCACCACCGCCACGCAGGCCACGGCCTGTCCGACCGGCTGGGGCAGCCAGGCCGAGACCCGCTCGGCGGGCACGCTGGAGCCGCTGACGAACGTCAGGACGGGCCGGCACGCCTGCTTCGACCGCATGGTCGTCGACGTCCCCGGCGCGGGCAGCAGTGAACTCGGCTATTCCGTCCGGTACGTCAGCCGTCTCTACCAGGACGGCTCGGGCCGGCAGATCACCGTCGGCGGCGGCGCCATTCTCGAGGTGCGCGTGACGGCGCCCGCGTACGACCCCGACACCGGCAAGCCCACCTATCCGGCGAAGGCCGGTCAGCGTCTGACGGGCGTGAACCTCACGGGGTACCGCACGTTCCGGGACGCCCGGTTCGTGGGCAGCTTCGAAGGGGACACGCAGATCGGGCTCGGCGTCCGCGCGCGGCTGCCGTTCCGGGTGTGGGTGGCCGCCGGTCGCGTCGTCATCGACGTCGCGCACAACTGGACCGGAGCCCGCTGA
- a CDS encoding sigma-54-dependent Fis family transcriptional regulator — protein MTTAEQSPALAPLRQARERFLTGRPLPDGVPDDVVAAWRRARFFGVRPDLDGPVRESPQPADSPLLEAARPALTRIAPALDAGRTALVLTDERLRVLWSTGSAPGDDTCADLSEREVGHNSAALALRTRRRAEVHGPEHFLDVWQDVSAVSVPLFSPETGQVLGTLTVARALWAGCRPHPGAALAEAAAAAVEAELRARARTEERALLDAYERAARGRERAVVALDGRNRLISEAAAGLASPQVLEALERGARVRGRGTGESYGVPSPEDACESYGVPLPEGAGCTAEITPVRHEGRVLGLVAVLAPRPVEPEPSAPGPGGALVGGSVAWRHAVARATELFRAPGPVLVTGERGTGKTALALGLLDGTDPLVVDAAESPELGLKDGEWEVPSAGEWGRTGDRPLLLRHAERLSQPDVAALNSLLEQHPDARLIATHTPGTSPGPCLQRLLDTLAARSVTLPALRERPEDIRELLPALTPGPAPGSPPLTWTLDALRALEQHSWPGNVTELAHLVRALAGGRRVFGPVRRGELPDPVREGPAGRTLSPMELAERSAILEALRRHGGNKARAATALGIGRATLYRKLREYQGRDAQNGPRP, from the coding sequence ATGACCACCGCGGAACAATCCCCTGCCCTCGCCCCGCTGCGCCAGGCCCGCGAACGGTTCCTGACGGGGCGTCCCCTCCCGGACGGCGTACCGGACGACGTCGTGGCCGCCTGGCGGCGCGCCCGCTTCTTCGGCGTACGCCCCGATCTCGACGGCCCCGTACGGGAGTCGCCCCAGCCGGCCGACTCACCCCTGCTGGAGGCCGCCCGCCCTGCGCTGACCCGGATCGCCCCCGCCCTCGACGCCGGCCGCACCGCGCTCGTGCTCACCGACGAACGGCTCAGGGTGCTCTGGTCGACCGGCAGCGCGCCCGGCGACGACACCTGCGCCGACCTGTCCGAGCGGGAGGTCGGCCACAACAGCGCCGCGCTCGCCCTGCGCACCCGGCGCCGTGCCGAGGTGCACGGTCCCGAGCACTTCCTCGACGTCTGGCAGGACGTCTCCGCGGTCAGCGTGCCGCTGTTCTCCCCGGAGACGGGGCAGGTGCTCGGCACGCTGACGGTGGCCCGCGCCCTGTGGGCGGGCTGCCGGCCGCATCCGGGCGCCGCCCTCGCCGAGGCGGCCGCCGCCGCGGTGGAGGCCGAACTGCGGGCACGCGCGCGTACCGAGGAACGGGCACTGCTCGACGCCTACGAGCGGGCCGCGCGGGGACGGGAGCGGGCGGTGGTCGCACTGGACGGCCGCAACCGCCTGATCAGCGAGGCGGCGGCCGGCCTCGCCTCGCCACAGGTCCTGGAGGCACTGGAGCGCGGCGCACGGGTCCGGGGGAGGGGCACCGGGGAGTCGTACGGCGTCCCGTCGCCCGAGGACGCCTGCGAGTCCTACGGCGTCCCGCTCCCCGAGGGCGCCGGCTGTACCGCCGAGATCACTCCGGTACGGCACGAGGGCCGCGTCCTCGGCCTGGTCGCCGTGCTCGCCCCGCGTCCCGTGGAGCCCGAGCCGTCGGCGCCGGGCCCCGGGGGCGCGCTGGTCGGAGGCTCGGTGGCCTGGCGGCACGCGGTCGCACGGGCGACGGAGCTGTTCCGCGCGCCGGGACCCGTGCTGGTGACGGGCGAGCGGGGGACGGGCAAGACGGCCCTCGCCCTCGGACTCCTCGACGGCACGGACCCGTTGGTCGTGGACGCCGCCGAGTCACCCGAACTCGGCCTCAAGGACGGCGAGTGGGAGGTCCCCTCGGCCGGAGAGTGGGGGAGGACCGGCGACCGCCCCCTCCTGCTGCGCCACGCCGAACGCCTCTCCCAGCCGGACGTCGCCGCCCTGAACTCACTCCTGGAACAGCACCCGGACGCCCGCCTGATCGCCACCCACACTCCCGGAACCTCGCCGGGCCCCTGCCTCCAGCGCCTCCTGGACACCCTCGCGGCCCGCTCCGTGACCCTGCCCGCGCTGCGCGAACGCCCCGAGGACATCAGGGAGTTGCTGCCCGCCCTCACGCCCGGGCCGGCACCCGGCAGTCCACCGCTGACCTGGACGCTGGACGCACTGCGCGCGCTGGAGCAGCATTCATGGCCGGGGAACGTCACCGAACTCGCCCATCTCGTACGGGCCTTGGCGGGCGGACGCCGGGTCTTCGGGCCGGTGCGGCGCGGCGAACTGCCCGACCCCGTGCGCGAAGGGCCCGCGGGACGCACCCTCAGCCCGATGGAGCTGGCCGAACGGTCCGCGATTCTGGAGGCGCTGCGCCGCCACGGCGGCAACAAGGCGCGCGCCGCGACAGCGCTGGGAATCGGCCGCGCGACCCTCTACCGGAAGCTGCGTGAGTACCAGGGCCGGGACGCCCAGAACGGGCCGAGGCCCTGA
- a CDS encoding FAD-dependent oxidoreductase: MHTVVETDVLIVGSGPAGASAALALSTYGVPNMVVTRYASLADTPRAHITNQRTMEVLRDLGVEQDVIARATPQHLMGNTTFCTSLAGEELGRVRSWGNDPLVQAAHELASPTRMCDMPQHLMEPVLVNAAIARGTDFRFSTVYKSFVQDDSGVTVTVEDRLRGDEYSIRARYLIGADGGRSQVAEDAGLPMGGQMGVAGSINIVFDADLGKYTAHRPSTLYWVLAPGARVGGIGAGLVRCVRPWNEWLIVWGYDVTAGAPDLTEEYALSVVRQLVGDDEIPVTIKSSSAWTVNEMYAETYSAGRVFCAGDAVHRHPPSNGLGSNTSVQDSYNLAWKLKLVLGGEASPRLLDTYTAERAPVGRQIVTRANKSIAETAPIFEALDGLSPQTPEQLWANIAARKDATEAAAKQRAALREAIAFKVYEFNAHGVDLNQRYTSAAIVPDGTPDPGCARDPELHHQPSSCPGAKLPHAWITSGTRTLSTLDTVGKGRFTLLTGIGGEAWLRAAEAQPLDIATVVVGPGQEYEDPYGDWAALSGISDGGALLVRPDGYVTFRHADATADAEPLLTDALRRILGHG; the protein is encoded by the coding sequence GTGCACACCGTCGTCGAGACCGATGTACTGATCGTGGGCAGCGGCCCGGCGGGCGCGTCGGCCGCGCTGGCGCTGAGCACGTACGGCGTGCCCAACATGGTCGTCACGCGGTACGCGAGCCTCGCGGACACGCCCCGCGCCCACATCACCAACCAGCGCACCATGGAGGTGCTGCGGGATCTGGGCGTCGAGCAGGACGTGATCGCGCGGGCGACGCCCCAGCATCTGATGGGCAACACGACGTTCTGCACGAGCCTCGCGGGCGAGGAGCTCGGCCGGGTCCGCTCGTGGGGCAACGATCCGCTCGTGCAGGCCGCGCACGAGCTGGCCAGCCCGACCCGGATGTGCGACATGCCGCAGCATCTGATGGAGCCGGTGCTGGTGAACGCGGCGATCGCCCGCGGCACCGACTTCCGCTTCAGCACGGTCTACAAGTCCTTCGTCCAGGACGACTCGGGCGTCACGGTCACCGTCGAGGACCGGCTGCGCGGTGACGAGTACAGCATCCGTGCCCGGTATCTGATCGGCGCCGACGGCGGACGCTCCCAGGTCGCCGAGGACGCCGGGCTGCCGATGGGCGGTCAGATGGGTGTCGCGGGCAGCATCAACATCGTCTTCGACGCGGACCTCGGCAAGTACACCGCGCACCGCCCCTCCACCCTGTACTGGGTGCTCGCGCCCGGCGCCAGGGTCGGCGGCATCGGCGCGGGCCTGGTGCGCTGCGTTCGGCCCTGGAACGAGTGGCTGATCGTGTGGGGCTACGACGTGACGGCGGGCGCCCCCGACCTCACCGAGGAGTACGCCCTTTCCGTCGTACGGCAGTTGGTCGGCGACGACGAGATCCCGGTGACGATCAAGTCGTCCTCGGCGTGGACGGTCAACGAGATGTACGCCGAGACGTACTCCGCCGGGCGGGTGTTCTGCGCCGGGGACGCCGTGCACCGTCACCCGCCGTCCAACGGGCTCGGCTCCAACACGTCCGTCCAGGACTCCTACAACCTGGCGTGGAAGCTGAAGCTCGTCCTCGGCGGGGAGGCCTCGCCGCGGCTCCTCGACACCTACACCGCGGAGCGCGCGCCGGTCGGCAGGCAGATCGTGACGCGCGCCAACAAGTCCATCGCCGAGACCGCGCCGATCTTCGAGGCGCTCGACGGGCTGTCCCCGCAGACGCCCGAGCAGCTGTGGGCCAACATCGCCGCCCGCAAGGACGCCACCGAGGCCGCCGCGAAGCAGCGGGCCGCGCTGCGCGAGGCCATCGCCTTCAAGGTGTACGAGTTCAACGCGCACGGTGTCGACCTCAACCAGCGCTACACGTCCGCCGCGATCGTCCCCGACGGCACGCCGGACCCCGGTTGCGCCCGCGATCCCGAGCTGCACCACCAGCCGTCCTCCTGCCCCGGCGCAAAGCTCCCGCACGCCTGGATCACCTCCGGGACGCGCACGCTGTCCACCCTCGACACCGTCGGAAAGGGCCGTTTCACGCTGCTCACCGGCATAGGGGGCGAGGCATGGCTGCGGGCCGCCGAGGCCCAGCCCCTCGACATCGCGACGGTCGTCGTCGGCCCCGGGCAGGAGTACGAGGACCCCTACGGCGACTGGGCCGCCCTGAGCGGGATCTCCGACGGGGGTGCTCTCCTCGTCCGCCCCGACGGCTATGTGACGTTCCGGCACGCCGACGCGACCGCGGACGCCGAACCGCTGCTCACGGACGCACTGCGGCGAATCCTCGGGCACGGTTGA
- a CDS encoding intradiol ring-cleavage dioxygenase, whose translation MADEPTVTDEVVAALRDTGDPRLRELLTGLVRHLHAFARETGLTQEEWERAIGFLTETGQMCTDTRQEFILLSDVLGLSMLVETINDRHGPGTTESTVLGPFHMTASPVRELGADIDLVGGGEACVVSGQVLSRDGTPLPGAVVDVWQADGNGFYDVQQPDVQPAGNGRGLFTADDEGRFWFRTCVPSPYPIPTDGPVGGLLRATGRHPYRPAHIHFIASAAGHAPVTTHIFVAGSDYLESDAVFAVKPGLVTDFAPVDDPSAAGGFGVANPFRQARFDLVLEPS comes from the coding sequence ATGGCGGACGAGCCGACGGTCACCGACGAGGTCGTCGCCGCTCTGCGGGACACCGGCGATCCGCGGCTGCGGGAGCTGCTCACCGGACTCGTGCGGCATCTGCACGCCTTCGCCCGGGAGACGGGGCTGACGCAGGAGGAGTGGGAGCGGGCGATCGGGTTCCTCACGGAGACCGGGCAGATGTGCACGGACACCCGGCAGGAGTTCATCCTGCTGTCCGACGTGCTCGGCCTGTCGATGCTGGTGGAGACGATCAACGACCGGCACGGCCCCGGCACCACCGAGTCGACCGTCCTGGGCCCCTTCCACATGACCGCCTCGCCCGTGCGCGAGCTCGGCGCGGACATCGACCTGGTGGGCGGCGGCGAGGCGTGCGTGGTCAGTGGGCAGGTGCTGTCCCGGGACGGCACGCCGCTGCCCGGCGCGGTGGTCGATGTCTGGCAGGCCGACGGCAACGGCTTCTACGACGTGCAGCAGCCGGACGTACAGCCCGCCGGGAACGGCCGCGGCCTGTTCACCGCGGACGACGAGGGCCGGTTCTGGTTCCGTACGTGCGTGCCGAGCCCGTATCCGATCCCGACGGACGGGCCGGTCGGCGGGCTGCTGCGGGCCACGGGACGGCATCCCTACCGGCCCGCGCACATCCATTTCATCGCCTCCGCCGCCGGACACGCTCCGGTGACCACGCACATCTTCGTGGCGGGCAGCGACTACCTGGAATCGGACGCGGTGTTCGCCGTCAAGCCGGGCCTCGTCACCGACTTCGCCCCCGTCGACGACCCGTCCGCGGCAGGCGGGTTCGGCGTGGCCAACCCGTTCCGGCAGGCCCGATTCGACCTCGTGCTGGAGCCGTCGTGA
- a CDS encoding maleylacetate reductase, with translation MTNALDFSYESRPGRVVFRAGAAVSATPGEVERLGLRRVLVVCGTRGADTARAVADALGPACAGLHDRARMHVPAEVADAAVQTARAVGADGCVAVGGGSSIGLGKAIALRTGLPLIAVPSTYSGSEMTPVWGLTENGVKRTGRDTKVLPRSVVYDPELTLSLPVPLSVTSGVNAIAHAVEALYAPDTSPLIALMAEEGVRAMAGALPAVASDPASRAARGRALYGAWLCGSCLGATTMGLHHKLCHVLGGTFGLPHAETHTVVLPYALAYNASAAPEAAAAVARALDAADAPTALWELAGRLGAPRSLAELGLTEADLATAAEQATNQAYANPRPVTADGVLAVLRAAHEGAPPATVAG, from the coding sequence GTGACGAACGCCCTCGACTTCTCCTACGAGAGCCGGCCCGGCCGGGTCGTCTTCCGCGCCGGCGCGGCCGTGTCCGCGACGCCCGGCGAGGTGGAACGGCTCGGGCTGCGGCGGGTGCTGGTGGTGTGCGGGACGCGGGGCGCGGACACCGCGCGGGCGGTCGCCGACGCGCTCGGTCCGGCCTGCGCCGGGCTGCACGACCGGGCCCGGATGCACGTGCCCGCCGAGGTCGCGGACGCCGCCGTGCAGACGGCTCGCGCGGTCGGCGCGGACGGGTGCGTGGCCGTGGGCGGCGGTTCGTCGATCGGGCTGGGCAAGGCGATCGCGCTGCGCACCGGCCTGCCGCTGATCGCCGTGCCCTCGACGTACTCCGGCTCGGAGATGACCCCGGTGTGGGGCCTGACCGAGAACGGCGTCAAGCGCACCGGCCGCGATACGAAGGTGCTGCCCCGCAGCGTGGTCTACGACCCCGAACTCACCCTCTCGCTGCCCGTGCCGCTCTCGGTGACCAGCGGCGTCAACGCGATCGCGCACGCCGTGGAGGCCCTGTACGCGCCGGACACCTCGCCGCTGATCGCGCTGATGGCCGAGGAGGGCGTACGGGCGATGGCGGGGGCGCTCCCGGCGGTGGCCTCGGACCCGGCGTCGCGTGCGGCGCGCGGGCGTGCCCTGTACGGGGCCTGGCTGTGCGGGTCCTGTCTGGGCGCGACCACCATGGGCCTGCATCACAAGCTGTGCCATGTCCTGGGCGGCACCTTCGGGCTGCCGCACGCGGAGACGCACACGGTGGTGCTGCCGTACGCCCTGGCGTACAACGCCTCGGCGGCCCCGGAGGCGGCAGCGGCCGTGGCCCGCGCGCTGGACGCGGCCGACGCGCCGACGGCCCTGTGGGAGCTGGCCGGACGCCTCGGCGCGCCCCGCTCGCTCGCCGAACTGGGCCTCACCGAGGCCGACCTGGCGACCGCGGCCGAGCAGGCCACGAACCAGGCGTACGCCAACCCCCGACCGGTGACGGCCGACGGCGTGCTCGCAGTGCTGCGGGCCGCCCACGAGGGCGCACCACCGGCCACGGTCGCCGGCTGA
- a CDS encoding YceI family protein, whose protein sequence is MPLGLLRSRRSRGAPGVPLPVPPGAGVVGREVVDPMGLPLRGADVTVTALDSHQVVASGTTDPYGLFFAALPPGRYSLMITAEGLSPYREPLDVVADPARPTVRVQLASARQLELPTPGTWLFDPPHTAIRFIAKHVGMAHVHGRFERFTGGIRVAPDMAESRVSVRIDAASITTGNNTRDAHLRSGDFLDVERYPYIDFTSTRFAYRGGAKWTLHGSLTMHGVSRSVDLDTTYLGSVNGGYGEELRCAALAKAELHREDFTLNWRSMLARGIAVVGPTVQLELDVQAMYRTHDTPTPPE, encoded by the coding sequence ATGCCCCTCGGTCTGCTCAGGAGTCGACGCTCCCGAGGAGCCCCGGGTGTTCCCCTGCCCGTGCCGCCCGGAGCGGGCGTCGTGGGCCGCGAGGTCGTGGATCCGATGGGGCTGCCGCTGCGCGGCGCCGACGTGACCGTGACCGCGCTGGACTCGCACCAGGTCGTGGCGTCGGGTACGACGGACCCGTACGGCCTCTTCTTCGCGGCCCTGCCCCCGGGCCGCTACAGCCTCATGATCACGGCCGAGGGCCTGTCGCCGTACCGCGAACCCCTGGACGTGGTCGCCGATCCGGCCCGGCCCACCGTCCGCGTGCAGCTGGCGTCGGCCCGGCAGCTGGAGCTGCCGACGCCCGGCACCTGGCTGTTCGACCCGCCGCACACGGCGATCCGGTTCATCGCCAAGCACGTCGGCATGGCCCATGTCCACGGCCGCTTCGAACGGTTCACGGGCGGCATCCGGGTGGCGCCCGACATGGCCGAGTCGAGGGTGTCCGTGCGGATCGACGCGGCCAGCATCACGACGGGCAACAACACCCGGGACGCGCATCTGCGTTCGGGTGACTTCCTGGACGTCGAGCGCTACCCGTACATCGACTTCACCAGCACCCGCTTCGCCTACCGGGGCGGCGCCAAGTGGACGCTTCACGGTTCGCTGACCATGCACGGCGTGAGCCGCTCCGTGGATCTGGACACCACCTACCTGGGTTCGGTCAACGGCGGCTACGGCGAGGAGCTGCGGTGCGCGGCGCTCGCGAAGGCGGAGCTGCACCGGGAGGACTTCACCCTGAACTGGCGCAGCATGCTGGCCCGTGGCATCGCGGTGGTCGGGCCGACGGTGCAGCTGGAGCTGGACGTACAGGCCATGTACCGCACCCACGACACCCCGACGCCGCCGGAGTAG
- a CDS encoding luciferase family protein: MTPAQRAIERLQAWPDLSSGPAGCGTGRALRTVHSEIVHFHSDRDVDLHLTVPAIRRLRDDLQVSTAIRLVPDSDWVTVHLDCDTDVDLLMSLVSAALKAHQQRPAPAGQPAEKTCNFRRVTVLPRG; the protein is encoded by the coding sequence ATGACACCGGCCCAACGTGCCATCGAACGACTGCAAGCCTGGCCCGACCTCAGCTCGGGCCCGGCCGGTTGCGGCACCGGGCGGGCACTGCGCACCGTCCACAGCGAGATCGTGCACTTCCACTCCGACCGGGACGTGGACCTGCATCTGACGGTGCCGGCCATCCGGCGGCTGCGCGACGATCTTCAGGTCTCCACCGCGATCCGGCTCGTCCCGGATTCGGACTGGGTGACCGTGCACCTCGACTGCGACACGGACGTCGATCTGCTGATGAGCCTGGTCAGCGCCGCGCTCAAGGCCCATCAGCAGCGGCCCGCCCCCGCCGGGCAGCCGGCGGAGAAGACCTGCAACTTCCGTCGTGTGACGGTGCTCCCCCGCGGCTAG
- the ppk2 gene encoding polyphosphate kinase 2 — MDTELLSGLRVDYTDQDDPVLIRPDGSPVDTWRENYPYQERMERPEYEWHKRLQQIELLKLQSWIKESGRRLVIVFEGRDAAGKGGTIKRFTEHLNPRGARVVALEKPTERERGQWYFQRYVEHLPTAGEIVLFDRSWYNRAGVERVMDFCTDDEYRRFMRQAPAFERMLVDDGVDLVKFWFSVSQSEQRTRFTIRQVDPVRQWKLSPMDLASLDRWDDYTAAKVAMFRETDTDHAPWTVVKSNDKKRARVEAMRSVLARFDYDDKDEEVVGAPDPRIIGAAAGLLEAGEDDTADGS, encoded by the coding sequence ATGGACACCGAACTGCTGTCAGGGCTGCGCGTCGACTACACCGACCAGGACGACCCCGTACTGATCAGGCCGGACGGCAGCCCGGTGGACACCTGGCGGGAGAACTACCCGTACCAGGAACGCATGGAGCGTCCCGAGTACGAGTGGCACAAGCGGCTCCAGCAGATCGAGCTCCTGAAGCTCCAGAGCTGGATCAAGGAGTCCGGCCGCCGGCTCGTGATCGTCTTCGAGGGACGCGACGCGGCCGGCAAGGGCGGCACCATCAAGCGCTTCACCGAGCACCTGAACCCGCGCGGCGCCCGGGTGGTCGCGCTGGAGAAGCCGACCGAGCGGGAACGCGGTCAGTGGTACTTCCAGCGGTACGTCGAGCATCTGCCGACCGCCGGCGAGATCGTGCTGTTCGACCGGTCCTGGTACAACCGGGCCGGCGTGGAGCGCGTGATGGACTTCTGCACCGACGACGAGTACCGGCGCTTCATGCGGCAGGCCCCGGCCTTCGAGCGGATGCTCGTGGACGACGGCGTCGACCTGGTGAAGTTCTGGTTCTCGGTGTCCCAGAGCGAGCAGCGCACCCGCTTCACCATCCGCCAGGTCGACCCCGTACGGCAGTGGAAGCTCAGCCCCATGGACCTGGCCTCGCTGGACCGCTGGGACGACTACACCGCCGCCAAGGTCGCCATGTTCCGTGAGACGGACACCGACCACGCGCCCTGGACGGTGGTGAAGAGCAACGACAAGAAGCGGGCCAGGGTCGAGGCCATGCGCAGCGTGCTCGCCCGATTCGACTACGACGACAAGGACGAGGAGGTCGTCGGCGCCCCCGACCCCCGCATCATCGGTGCCGCCGCCGGTCTGCTGGAGGCCGGCGAGGACGACACCGCGGACGGGAGCTGA
- a CDS encoding SRPBCC domain-containing protein, translated as MNSTRVSRHVDAPRAAVYRALLDADSVSRWRVPDGMTARVHEFDGREGGAFRVSLVYDLPTGTGKSDAQTDTYHGRFVRLVADELVVEEVEFESDDPALHGTMTMTTTLADAAGGGTDVTIAHEGLPDVVRPEDNETGTVMALANLARLVESTPPSSFT; from the coding sequence ATGAACTCGACGCGAGTCTCCCGGCACGTCGACGCCCCGCGTGCGGCCGTCTACCGAGCCCTGCTGGACGCGGATTCCGTGTCCCGTTGGCGGGTACCGGACGGCATGACCGCGCGGGTGCACGAGTTCGACGGCCGGGAAGGCGGGGCGTTCCGTGTCTCGCTCGTCTACGACCTGCCCACCGGCACCGGCAAGTCGGACGCGCAGACCGACACCTACCACGGCCGCTTCGTGCGGCTGGTGGCGGACGAGCTGGTGGTCGAGGAGGTCGAGTTCGAGAGCGACGACCCCGCCCTGCACGGCACGATGACCATGACGACCACCCTGGCCGACGCCGCGGGCGGCGGCACCGACGTCACGATCGCGCACGAGGGCCTCCCCGACGTCGTGCGCCCCGAGGACAACGAGACCGGCACAGTCATGGCCCTGGCCAACCTGGCCCGGCTCGTGGAGAGCACACCGCCGTCTTCGTTTACGTGA
- a CDS encoding MarR family winged helix-turn-helix transcriptional regulator produces the protein MSEPDQRLYFLLQRAAHQLRVASDRRLVAAAGITTAQLGALYAVRDEPGITQQGLARVLGLRESAVTGLVGRLTAAGLVARRAHPREHRAVVLELTEEGAAALDAAQPEVDRFNAEARALLGEDGFAQTAAAMRALAQWEAPDAGG, from the coding sequence ATGTCCGAGCCCGATCAGCGTCTGTACTTCCTGCTCCAGCGCGCGGCACACCAGCTGCGCGTCGCCTCCGACCGGCGACTGGTGGCCGCCGCCGGGATCACCACGGCCCAACTCGGCGCGCTGTACGCGGTTCGCGACGAGCCCGGCATCACCCAGCAGGGGCTGGCCCGGGTCCTCGGGCTGCGCGAGTCCGCCGTCACCGGACTGGTCGGCCGGCTCACCGCGGCCGGCCTGGTCGCCAGACGGGCGCATCCGCGTGAACACCGGGCTGTGGTGCTGGAGTTGACCGAAGAGGGCGCCGCCGCGCTCGACGCCGCGCAACCGGAGGTCGACCGCTTCAACGCCGAGGCACGGGCGCTGCTCGGGGAGGACGGGTTCGCACAGACCGCGGCGGCGATGCGCGCGCTGGCCCAGTGGGAGGCGCCCGACGCGGGCGGGTGA